Proteins encoded in a region of the Halodesulfovibrio marinisediminis DSM 17456 genome:
- a CDS encoding cytochrome c3 family protein — protein sequence MKSIAPYWLNNILGKLLRISAILSIVLCCYSMAIAFEAPKAILMMELTKKPVAFDHVPHAELECVQCHHMVEGRQSFQMCSACHQAKDKKAENSYYKVIHNKKTANPEMSTCITCHKEIAGKDKKKRKALTGCKKSKCHE from the coding sequence ATGAAGAGTATCGCACCGTATTGGCTCAACAATATTCTTGGTAAGTTACTAAGAATTAGTGCCATTCTATCAATAGTTCTTTGCTGTTATTCTATGGCAATTGCTTTTGAAGCCCCCAAAGCAATACTTATGATGGAGCTTACCAAAAAGCCTGTTGCTTTTGATCACGTACCCCATGCTGAACTTGAGTGTGTTCAATGTCACCACATGGTTGAAGGCAGACAGAGCTTTCAAATGTGTTCTGCCTGTCATCAAGCTAAAGATAAAAAAGCAGAAAATTCATACTACAAGGTCATCCACAACAAAAAGACAGCCAATCCGGAAATGTCTACTTGCATAACTTGCCACAAGGAAATCGCTGGTAAAGACAAGAAGAAACGCAAGGCGTTAACGGGCTGTAAGAAATCAAAATGTCACGAGTAA
- a CDS encoding glycosyltransferase family 87 protein: MAAQLFDFLCNLLLSFEKGHHMKFINNERLIAYPIIIFVISWATYFAVTFSGTGLTDGFGKTIGADFICFYSASSMLRDGAAADVYDIEKLMTKEASITKKEDYDFASAWFYPPIYLLFIKKLASVSYLHALLLFTLVTFSMYFLSMALLLPNRLSYLWLVTFPGVFQNITNGQNGFLSATILTSSLYFIDKKPFIAGLILGIMSYKPHLAFAPFLILLATKNYKALSGCALSSATLVIVSILSFGFAPWGSFLRTLPLADTLAMSGFLPWYKMNSPQAGFLLLGIPPELARLLHIAIALGAIAFTAMLWRQKANFNLRASALIITTLLSVPFGYDYDLAMLAPALIWFGLEAWKSGWSTYEKSIIIVAWIVPIVSPPIALGTHILLTPLVLIMLLVAIRNRYKSEQQEASLVS, from the coding sequence TTGGCAGCTCAATTGTTTGATTTTCTTTGCAATTTGCTATTAAGCTTTGAAAAAGGACATCATATGAAGTTCATAAATAATGAGCGCCTGATCGCCTATCCTATAATAATTTTTGTAATTTCATGGGCTACTTACTTCGCGGTCACTTTTTCGGGAACAGGATTAACGGATGGGTTTGGAAAAACTATTGGCGCGGATTTTATATGCTTCTACTCTGCTTCTTCCATGCTACGAGATGGAGCTGCAGCGGATGTCTACGACATAGAGAAACTTATGACTAAAGAAGCAAGCATTACGAAAAAAGAAGATTATGATTTCGCTAGTGCATGGTTTTACCCTCCCATCTATCTTTTATTTATAAAAAAACTTGCAAGTGTTAGTTACCTGCATGCCCTCCTTCTTTTTACTTTAGTAACATTTTCAATGTACTTTCTTTCAATGGCGTTGCTGTTGCCCAATCGTCTATCTTACTTGTGGCTGGTAACATTCCCTGGAGTTTTTCAGAACATAACAAACGGGCAAAATGGTTTTCTCTCTGCAACTATATTAACCAGCTCTTTGTATTTTATTGACAAAAAACCATTTATTGCAGGGTTGATACTGGGAATAATGAGTTATAAGCCTCACTTGGCATTTGCACCTTTCCTTATCCTATTAGCTACCAAAAATTATAAAGCGCTATCTGGATGCGCACTGAGCTCTGCCACCTTGGTAATTGTGTCTATTTTATCTTTTGGATTTGCGCCCTGGGGTTCTTTCTTACGTACACTTCCGTTGGCAGATACGCTGGCTATGTCGGGTTTTTTGCCATGGTACAAGATGAATTCACCGCAGGCTGGATTCCTTTTACTCGGTATCCCCCCAGAGCTCGCTAGGCTTCTTCATATTGCTATCGCCCTAGGTGCCATTGCTTTTACAGCAATGTTGTGGCGGCAGAAAGCAAACTTCAATTTGCGCGCCTCTGCGCTAATTATAACAACATTACTCTCAGTGCCCTTCGGCTATGATTACGATCTGGCGATGTTGGCACCGGCATTAATTTGGTTTGGATTAGAAGCATGGAAGTCCGGATGGTCCACGTATGAAAAAAGTATAATTATTGTTGCATGGATAGTTCCTATTGTGTCTCCCCCCATTGCGTTGGGAACACATATTTTGCTTACACCTTTGGTACTAATCATGCTGCTTGTAGCTATTAGAAATAGATACAAAAGCGAACAGCAAGAAGCTTCTTTAGTGAGTTGA
- a CDS encoding TadE/TadG family type IV pilus assembly protein, whose amino-acid sequence MRSLHKFIQNERGAVGVIMAIVLVVVLGFVAFGVDVGLLRAKRAHLQKAADIAALAGGRSLMVEGADLAAVTVEALDYGHANLSDSDVPTAALKDGDVTYYLDGTPNTTDPNQIEVKISRTAARGNFLATIFGSVLNVDSFDVTAASRVEIANTCSSKCLKPFTAPDKFTFTDNNGNGALDTKNKTEMDSIVVQGYSEADLGTQIVLRLGTITGKNPSYTPSQFNAVDFPPVNKGTPVKGASEYRDNIAGCSGSNSTSSVEIGDEILLEPGKMVGPTRQGINDLVSQDPYARWSTNENKIVNSLYANPLDSPRVAIIAFYDPLLPPRPGRGTVFVNNLGAVFIERMQGDEVTGRFIRALAVQPEPGVGGDCLTYTVKFVKDSSR is encoded by the coding sequence ATGAGATCGCTACATAAATTTATTCAAAACGAGCGTGGTGCAGTAGGCGTTATCATGGCAATAGTTCTCGTGGTTGTTTTGGGTTTTGTGGCATTTGGTGTCGACGTGGGACTTTTGCGTGCAAAACGCGCTCATCTGCAAAAGGCCGCTGATATCGCTGCGCTGGCAGGCGGACGCAGCCTGATGGTGGAAGGTGCTGATCTAGCGGCTGTAACGGTTGAGGCGCTAGATTATGGTCATGCTAATCTGAGCGATAGCGATGTACCGACAGCGGCACTGAAAGATGGTGATGTAACGTATTATCTTGATGGCACTCCTAACACCACAGACCCCAACCAGATTGAGGTTAAGATTTCACGTACTGCTGCGCGTGGCAACTTTTTAGCAACTATCTTTGGATCTGTGCTCAATGTTGATAGCTTTGATGTTACAGCTGCTTCACGTGTAGAAATAGCTAATACTTGTTCATCTAAGTGCCTTAAGCCCTTTACTGCACCAGATAAATTTACGTTTACGGATAATAACGGCAATGGTGCCTTGGACACAAAGAACAAAACAGAAATGGATAGCATTGTGGTTCAAGGGTATTCTGAAGCTGATCTTGGAACGCAAATCGTATTAAGATTAGGTACAATAACAGGAAAGAACCCTAGCTATACTCCATCGCAATTTAATGCAGTAGATTTCCCACCTGTAAATAAAGGTACCCCAGTAAAGGGCGCTTCAGAATATCGTGATAACATCGCGGGCTGTTCGGGCAGTAATAGTACTTCTTCTGTAGAAATTGGGGATGAAATTCTATTGGAACCGGGGAAAATGGTTGGACCAACTAGGCAGGGAATAAACGACCTTGTTTCTCAGGATCCATATGCACGATGGAGTACAAATGAGAATAAAATTGTTAATAGCTTATATGCAAATCCGCTAGATAGTCCCAGAGTGGCAATTATTGCTTTTTATGATCCGTTACTTCCTCCTCGGCCAGGGAGAGGGACTGTGTTTGTTAATAATCTCGGAGCAGTTTTTATTGAGAGAATGCAAGGGGACGAAGTTACCGGTCGATTCATACGTGCGCTGGCTGTGCAACCTGAGCCTGGAGTTGGTGGTGATTGCTTAACGTATACAGTTAAATTTGTTAAAGATTCCAGCAGATAA
- a CDS encoding NADH:flavin oxidoreductase, whose product MKTTRRKVLQYIGGATACTALFPMSFSLAAPTPSTVFEPTKIGSLTIKNKLIRSATSMNMCDESGVPQQDLYDAHTALAKGGIGLITTGLTYVYKDDQFSKAGTGLYSDDLIPEYKKLTDNAHNHDTKIAVQLVLAGAFTDYNIEKRPIWGPSNVAHPVYGTTPQAMTKEDINDAVNAMAAATVRAQKAGFDGIELHFAHNFLISQFFMPYFNKRTDEYGGSIDNRARLAFEITEACRKAVGSDFPLWAKINGNDYLLSGGASEDEILFIVKGLQERGLDAINISGGNLITGPLPSRPDILNIQDQSYFKDDAKRIASKVDIPLILTGGHRTIDLMETVLADNPNIKALGISRTVLSEPDLPNKWKADRNTTPRCVSCNWCLVNYGKQASICVLNLPRQET is encoded by the coding sequence ATGAAAACAACACGAAGAAAAGTATTGCAATATATTGGTGGTGCAACTGCGTGTACAGCACTTTTCCCTATGTCATTCAGCCTTGCCGCGCCCACTCCAAGTACTGTTTTTGAACCGACCAAAATAGGTAGCCTCACAATAAAAAATAAACTCATTCGCTCTGCTACATCCATGAATATGTGCGATGAGTCCGGCGTACCGCAACAGGACCTGTATGATGCTCATACAGCGCTTGCAAAGGGAGGCATCGGTCTTATTACCACTGGCCTTACATACGTGTACAAGGATGACCAATTTAGCAAAGCTGGAACAGGCTTATACAGCGATGACCTTATTCCTGAATATAAAAAACTCACAGACAATGCCCATAATCACGATACAAAAATTGCCGTACAATTGGTGCTTGCCGGTGCTTTTACCGACTACAACATCGAGAAACGTCCCATCTGGGGACCATCTAATGTAGCGCACCCTGTATATGGAACTACGCCTCAAGCAATGACCAAGGAAGATATCAACGATGCTGTTAACGCCATGGCAGCTGCTACGGTGCGTGCTCAAAAAGCAGGCTTTGACGGTATTGAGCTTCACTTTGCTCATAATTTCCTAATAAGCCAATTCTTCATGCCATATTTCAATAAACGAACAGATGAATACGGCGGAAGCATTGATAACAGAGCTCGCTTGGCATTTGAAATCACTGAAGCATGTCGAAAAGCAGTAGGATCAGATTTCCCCCTCTGGGCAAAAATAAATGGGAATGACTACCTTCTAAGCGGAGGTGCAAGCGAAGATGAGATTCTCTTTATTGTTAAAGGGTTACAAGAACGCGGTCTTGATGCCATCAACATAAGTGGCGGCAACCTTATTACTGGCCCTCTCCCATCTCGACCGGACATCCTCAATATCCAAGACCAAAGCTACTTTAAAGACGATGCAAAGCGTATTGCCAGCAAGGTGGATATCCCACTTATCTTGACTGGCGGTCATCGTACAATTGACCTTATGGAGACCGTTCTTGCAGATAACCCTAATATTAAAGCGCTTGGTATTTCACGTACGGTACTCTCTGAACCAGACTTACCAAACAAATGGAAGGCAGATAGAAATACAACTCCACGTTGTGTTTCCTGTAACTGGTGTCTGGTTAACTATGGCAAACAAGCCTCTATCTGTGTCTTAAACCTGCCACGCCAAGAAACTTAA